A genomic region of Thermodesulfobium narugense DSM 14796 contains the following coding sequences:
- a CDS encoding adenine nucleotide alpha hydrolase family protein, translated as MHRALLLFSGGLDSLVAGRIIQDQNIDVIPIKFTTPFFESDEKVKLYAREAGLKNPIFFDITDQFFKILKNPKYGFGRSLNPCIDCHKLMIEESIKLLKHFGASFVITGEVVGERPMSQNKKSLKLVANNYSDLVLRPLSAKLLPETSIERSKIVNRELLEDISGRSRKRQKELANLLNIKRYPAPAGGCILTEKQFGNKIKKLIELDMLTADFCKLIKNSRVLFVEKYNNLLITGRCERENQMIQDYANKLGITYFMPKNDKGSYLLPLKEAVSEEESIFYAKITASFNDEKGKEIEIVLSDKDQSFNVFQLDREEINKFLFT; from the coding sequence GTTTACTACCCCCTTTTTCGAATCTGATGAAAAAGTTAAATTATATGCAAGAGAAGCAGGATTAAAAAATCCAATATTTTTTGATATTACTGATCAGTTTTTTAAAATATTAAAGAATCCAAAATACGGTTTCGGAAGGTCTCTTAACCCTTGCATAGATTGCCATAAATTAATGATCGAGGAAAGCATAAAATTGCTTAAGCATTTTGGCGCATCATTTGTTATAACCGGAGAGGTCGTAGGCGAAAGACCAATGTCACAAAATAAAAAAAGTTTAAAATTAGTTGCAAATAATTACTCAGATTTAGTGCTAAGACCACTTTCAGCTAAACTCTTACCAGAAACCAGTATCGAAAGGTCTAAAATTGTAAATAGGGAACTTCTTGAAGACATCTCAGGAAGATCGCGAAAGAGACAAAAGGAACTTGCAAACCTTTTAAACATAAAAAGATATCCGGCACCAGCTGGAGGCTGCATCCTTACAGAAAAACAATTTGGAAACAAGATTAAGAAATTAATTGAGCTAGACATGTTAACAGCAGATTTTTGTAAACTCATAAAAAATTCAAGAGTACTTTTTGTTGAGAAATACAATAATCTCCTAATAACTGGCCGATGCGAAAGAGAAAACCAAATGATTCAAGATTACGCAAATAAGCTTGGAATCACTTACTTTATGCCAAAAAATGACAAAGGAAGCTATCTTTTACCTTTGAAAGAGGCAGTAAGTGAAGAAGAAAGCATTTTCTATGCTAAAATTACAGCATCGTTCAACGATGAAAAGGGAAAAGAAATTGAAATAGTTCTTTCTGACAAAGATCAGAGCTTCAATGTCTTTCAATTGGACAGAGAAGAAATAAACAAGTTTTTATTTACATAA
- a CDS encoding peptide-binding protein, producing MTRRNFLTFLALSGFSLVSGCSAVNLPRDSLVLSLGSDPVTLNPILASDSASFSVIDFLFNGIIRVDEDQKIRPDLAESIKILNNGLVYRIVLRKDVYFHDGVRLTADDVVFTYEKILDPKTNTVRRSDMIVDNVPIKIIKVDDFTVDFVLPGVFSPFMSNLGIGILPKHILENQDINISDFNRMPIGTGPFVMKKWQVADRILLEPNKRYYRGKPLLNSLIMKIIPDSNSQVFSYETGEIDMVDLRPKDVAWIKEDPTSTVVSYPIKAYTYFGFNLKNSLFEDRNVRLAISHSIDKDALVKAVLMGYGGALNYPTCPLDWSYPEGIWYPEYNPEKADEILDSTGWKRGPDGLRYKNNQLFRFTCLIRQGSKDREMAGVIIQQYLEKRGIKMDLVTLEWSSLLQRLTSEKKDFDATIMGWGLGLDPDPYGIWYSKEYPNGFNLNGYNNPEVDRLIILGRQTIDQEERKKIYRRVYEIIVQDQPYVFLWYPKSIVAYRNWVKGLSKPGPSGLIVYPERIYVERIKV from the coding sequence TTGACTAGAAGGAATTTTTTAACTTTTTTAGCTTTGTCTGGTTTCTCTCTTGTTTCTGGTTGTTCTGCAGTGAACCTTCCTAGGGACAGCCTTGTTTTGTCTTTAGGAAGCGATCCTGTAACCCTTAATCCTATACTTGCTTCTGATTCAGCCTCTTTTTCTGTTATAGATTTTCTTTTCAATGGAATTATAAGGGTTGATGAAGATCAAAAGATCCGACCAGATTTAGCTGAGAGTATAAAAATTTTAAATAATGGCTTGGTGTACAGAATTGTTTTGAGAAAGGATGTTTATTTTCACGACGGTGTTAGATTGACAGCTGATGATGTCGTTTTTACGTATGAAAAAATTCTTGATCCAAAAACAAATACTGTTAGAAGATCTGACATGATTGTAGATAATGTGCCTATAAAAATTATAAAGGTTGATGATTTTACTGTTGATTTTGTCTTGCCAGGGGTTTTTTCGCCATTTATGTCTAATCTAGGAATAGGGATATTACCCAAGCATATATTGGAAAATCAGGACATAAATATATCTGATTTTAATAGAATGCCAATTGGAACGGGTCCTTTTGTTATGAAAAAATGGCAGGTTGCTGACAGAATATTGCTTGAGCCTAATAAAAGATATTATAGGGGAAAACCACTATTAAATTCTTTAATTATGAAAATAATTCCTGATAGTAACTCACAAGTTTTTTCTTATGAAACAGGTGAAATAGATATGGTTGATCTCAGACCAAAGGATGTGGCTTGGATAAAAGAAGATCCAACTAGTACAGTTGTTTCTTATCCTATAAAGGCTTATACTTATTTTGGGTTTAACCTGAAAAATAGTTTGTTTGAAGACAGAAACGTTAGACTTGCAATTAGTCATTCAATTGATAAAGATGCTCTTGTAAAAGCGGTGTTGATGGGTTATGGAGGAGCGCTTAACTATCCAACATGTCCGCTTGATTGGTCTTATCCTGAAGGGATATGGTATCCGGAATATAATCCTGAAAAGGCGGATGAAATTCTTGATAGTACTGGCTGGAAAAGAGGTCCTGATGGATTAAGGTATAAAAATAACCAACTATTTAGATTTACCTGTCTTATAAGACAGGGCAGTAAAGACAGAGAGATGGCTGGAGTTATTATTCAACAATACCTTGAAAAAAGAGGAATAAAGATGGATTTGGTTACTTTAGAGTGGAGCAGCCTTTTACAAAGATTGACTTCAGAAAAAAAGGATTTTGATGCCACAATAATGGGCTGGGGTCTGGGTCTTGATCCGGATCCATATGGGATATGGTATTCAAAAGAGTATCCTAATGGGTTTAATCTAAATGGTTATAATAATCCAGAAGTAGATAGATTAATTATATTGGGCAGGCAAACAATTGATCAGGAAGAAAGAAAGAAGATTTATAGAAGAGTATATGAGATTATAGTTCAAGATCAACCGTATGTATTTCTTTGGTACCCAAAAAGTATTGTGGCTTATAGAAATTGGGTAAAGGGACTCTCTAAACCAGGTCCTTCCGGGCTTATTGTTTATCCAGAGAGAATATATGTTGAAAGGATTAAAGTTTAG
- a CDS encoding Ldh family oxidoreductase has translation MKIRFDQKELVEWATQVLKKTSMPESDAKTTATILVKADLRGIETHGLARLPIYVERIKKGGINPKPNFKILKETSATSLIDADSAMGQVAGQFAMSKAIEKANQTSVGISSVRNGNHFGIVAHYLEMALNKNMFGIATTNTSPLLAPFGGRKAILGTNPIAFGFPGGQFHPIILDMASSVTSRGRIKIAQLNNEKIPLTWAVDERGIPTDDPNEALKGALLPFGAHKGYGLAVIGDILSSVLSGAGYLIHTGELYKEPEKPQNLGFFMMAVKLEAFIDIDEFNERITDFIKTIKESPKAEGTKEIFMPGEIEYIRESENIKEGTPLGENVVKELKELGNSVGIEFNLTPKN, from the coding sequence TTGAAAATCAGATTTGATCAAAAAGAACTTGTAGAATGGGCAACACAAGTATTAAAAAAAACATCCATGCCTGAATCAGATGCAAAAACTACAGCTACAATCCTTGTCAAAGCGGATCTGAGAGGAATTGAAACACATGGTCTGGCAAGGTTACCTATTTATGTTGAAAGAATAAAAAAGGGCGGTATAAACCCAAAACCAAACTTTAAGATCCTAAAAGAAACTTCAGCAACTTCTTTAATTGATGCTGACAGTGCAATGGGCCAGGTAGCAGGACAATTTGCCATGTCAAAAGCCATTGAAAAAGCAAACCAAACTTCTGTTGGCATTTCATCAGTTCGAAATGGCAACCATTTTGGAATAGTTGCTCATTACCTTGAAATGGCATTAAATAAAAATATGTTTGGTATAGCTACTACAAACACATCCCCTCTCCTCGCTCCCTTTGGTGGCAGAAAGGCGATCCTTGGCACTAACCCAATTGCCTTTGGATTTCCAGGAGGACAATTTCACCCAATAATTCTAGACATGGCCTCCTCGGTAACATCTAGAGGAAGGATAAAAATAGCACAGTTAAACAATGAGAAAATACCTCTTACTTGGGCTGTTGACGAAAGAGGAATCCCTACCGATGACCCAAATGAAGCTTTAAAAGGCGCCTTGCTTCCATTTGGGGCCCATAAAGGTTACGGATTGGCTGTAATAGGCGATATTTTAAGCTCAGTATTAAGTGGTGCAGGTTATCTCATTCATACAGGAGAACTTTATAAAGAACCAGAAAAACCTCAAAACTTAGGATTCTTTATGATGGCTGTAAAATTAGAAGCCTTTATAGATATAGATGAATTCAATGAAAGAATAACAGATTTTATCAAGACAATTAAAGAATCTCCCAAAGCTGAGGGTACAAAAGAAATATTTATGCCAGGAGAAATTGAATATATTAGAGAATCAGAAAATATAAAAGAAGGAACTCCTTTAGGTGAAAACGTAGTAAAAGAACTAAAAGAATTGGGAAATTCAGTAGGAATAGAATTTAATTTAACGCCAAAAAACTAA
- a CDS encoding phosphotransacetylase family protein: MKGLYFVSPESFVGKSTVLLGVGRNFQTQGKKISYFKPLGNLPTREEGLLTDEDAVSARKALGLKDPLDEMVPVVMTPDLAVLFLKSQVTDITKQVKENYEKLSSKNDVILVEGVGNFTEGKMYNLAPKDVAELLDLKVIVVARCETDILADHILEAKEIFKDRLIGFVVTGGTQACREYHHRLLIPYLTGKGINFLGAIPQDETLKSISIRELVEVLNGEILCQEDKLDELVERFLVGAMSVDNALRYFRRVINKAVITGGDRSDIQMAALETPTKVLILTGNFYPSNVVLAKAEDAGVPIVLVKQDTLTVVELVERVFGRARIREEKKIQRATTMVEEFVDLKAISKALDL, translated from the coding sequence ATGAAAGGGCTTTACTTTGTATCACCAGAATCGTTTGTGGGAAAGAGCACAGTGCTTTTGGGAGTTGGAAGAAATTTCCAAACTCAGGGGAAGAAGATTTCGTATTTTAAGCCTCTTGGAAATCTCCCAACAAGAGAAGAGGGTTTGTTGACAGACGAGGATGCCGTTTCTGCTCGTAAGGCATTGGGTTTAAAAGATCCTCTTGATGAAATGGTGCCTGTTGTAATGACGCCTGATTTAGCTGTCCTGTTTCTAAAATCTCAGGTGACAGACATTACAAAACAGGTAAAGGAAAACTATGAAAAACTTTCAAGCAAAAACGACGTCATTCTCGTAGAGGGAGTAGGTAACTTTACAGAGGGCAAGATGTATAACCTTGCTCCAAAAGATGTAGCCGAACTGCTAGATCTAAAGGTAATAGTAGTTGCAAGGTGCGAAACAGACATTCTTGCAGATCACATTCTTGAAGCGAAAGAGATCTTTAAAGACAGACTTATAGGCTTTGTTGTAACAGGTGGAACACAAGCTTGTAGAGAATATCATCACAGACTCTTGATCCCATATCTGACGGGTAAGGGCATTAATTTCCTTGGAGCAATTCCTCAGGATGAAACTTTGAAGTCTATCAGCATCCGTGAGTTGGTCGAGGTATTAAATGGTGAAATACTTTGTCAGGAAGACAAACTTGATGAACTAGTTGAGAGATTTCTTGTTGGTGCTATGAGTGTAGATAACGCTCTTAGGTACTTTAGACGAGTAATAAATAAGGCTGTTATAACTGGTGGAGATAGGTCAGATATTCAAATGGCTGCTTTGGAAACGCCTACTAAAGTACTTATTTTAACAGGAAACTTTTACCCAAGCAATGTCGTTTTAGCTAAAGCTGAGGATGCAGGTGTTCCTATTGTTCTTGTAAAGCAAGATACTCTTACTGTAGTTGAGCTCGTAGAGAGAGTTTTTGGTAGAGCTCGCATCAGAGAAGAGAAAAAGATCCAGAGGGCAACTACTATGGTAGAGGAGTTTGTGGACTTAAAAGCTATTAGTAAAGCCCTTGATTTATAA
- the acs gene encoding acetate--CoA ligase alpha subunit codes for MDRLDMFFKPRSIAIIGASSEEKKLGYAVLKNVIDGGYKGNIYPINPKADYILGYKCYKSVLDIPDDLDLVVFVIPSKFVNPVMRECAQKGVKGAIVITAGFKETGLEGAKLERELKEIVKSNNIRLVGPNVLGLIDTHNSINASFASFMPKKGNIGFISQSGAFATAIMDWAAANDIGFSKFISIGNKADVNEIDLLEVLKDDNDTDVILMYLESIDNGRAFMDIAYKTSKVKPIIVLKSGTTAAGAKAATSHTGSLAGSDQAYTSAFKQCGVIRASTVEDLFDLAIGFAYQPLLNGNNIAIITNAGGPGIMASDAIENFGLRLATLSNDTVEELRKNLPSAAAVYNPVDVLGDALADRYEFALSKVLRDENVDGAMVILTPQVYTQVNETAESIVKAKDPKKPIFSIFMGGKTISAATKYLMENSVPNYSFPERAGFVFKSMHDRRIWLNKPEPVYRKFDTKFELAEKSLRSEDRSRRPSLGDWEVREVFEGYGFTLPKTLLATTSLEASDFAEELGFPVVMKIASPDILHKTDVGGVKVGLRNKDEVIRAFDDIMISVRRYFPDAEIWGVSVQQMLPPGKDVIIGSVKDPQFGHMIMFGLGGIYVEVLKDVSFRIVPVSESDAMNMIREIKSFKLLSGARGEKGVDQNAIVDAILRVSNLVTDFPEIVELDINPLRVFEEGAVAIDMRLTVGGGTE; via the coding sequence ATGGACAGATTGGATATGTTTTTTAAGCCAAGATCTATTGCAATAATTGGTGCATCAAGCGAAGAAAAAAAATTAGGCTATGCGGTATTAAAAAACGTAATTGATGGTGGATATAAAGGAAATATTTATCCAATTAACCCTAAGGCTGATTATATTTTGGGTTACAAGTGTTATAAAAGCGTTTTAGATATCCCAGATGATTTAGATCTTGTTGTGTTTGTTATTCCTTCAAAATTTGTTAATCCTGTTATGAGAGAGTGTGCTCAAAAAGGTGTAAAAGGGGCCATAGTTATTACAGCTGGATTTAAAGAGACAGGTTTAGAAGGTGCAAAGCTAGAAAGAGAATTAAAAGAAATAGTTAAATCAAATAACATCAGGCTTGTTGGTCCAAATGTTTTAGGCTTAATTGATACGCATAATAGCATTAACGCTTCATTTGCTTCATTTATGCCAAAGAAAGGCAATATTGGTTTCATATCACAGTCTGGTGCTTTTGCTACTGCAATTATGGACTGGGCTGCTGCTAACGATATTGGGTTTTCAAAATTTATTAGTATTGGGAACAAGGCTGATGTGAATGAAATAGATCTTTTGGAAGTTCTAAAGGATGATAATGATACAGATGTAATATTAATGTACTTAGAAAGCATCGATAATGGAAGAGCCTTTATGGATATAGCATATAAAACGTCTAAAGTAAAACCTATAATAGTTCTAAAATCAGGTACTACAGCTGCTGGAGCAAAGGCTGCAACAAGCCATACTGGTTCTCTTGCTGGTTCTGATCAGGCTTATACTTCTGCTTTTAAGCAGTGCGGTGTTATAAGGGCATCTACGGTAGAAGATCTGTTTGACCTTGCTATTGGTTTTGCATATCAACCACTTTTAAACGGAAATAATATTGCTATTATTACTAATGCTGGTGGGCCTGGTATTATGGCATCTGATGCTATTGAGAATTTTGGATTGAGACTTGCAACTCTCTCGAACGATACAGTAGAAGAATTGAGGAAAAACCTTCCTTCTGCTGCTGCAGTTTATAATCCTGTAGATGTGCTTGGTGATGCCCTTGCCGATAGATATGAATTTGCTCTTAGCAAAGTTTTGAGAGATGAGAATGTTGATGGGGCTATGGTAATACTCACTCCTCAGGTTTATACTCAGGTAAATGAAACTGCTGAAAGTATTGTTAAGGCTAAAGACCCTAAAAAACCAATTTTTTCAATATTTATGGGTGGAAAAACAATATCAGCTGCAACAAAATACTTAATGGAAAATAGCGTGCCAAATTACTCGTTTCCAGAAAGGGCAGGATTTGTTTTCAAATCTATGCACGACAGAAGAATCTGGTTGAATAAACCTGAGCCTGTATATAGGAAGTTTGATACGAAGTTTGAACTGGCTGAAAAGTCTTTGAGATCAGAAGATAGAAGCAGAAGACCAAGTTTGGGTGACTGGGAAGTAAGAGAGGTATTTGAGGGATATGGTTTTACTCTCCCAAAAACGCTTCTTGCAACTACTAGTCTTGAAGCAAGTGACTTTGCCGAGGAATTAGGTTTTCCTGTAGTTATGAAAATAGCATCTCCTGACATTTTGCATAAGACTGACGTAGGCGGAGTAAAGGTAGGTCTTAGAAATAAAGATGAAGTAATTAGAGCCTTTGATGATATTATGATATCTGTTAGAAGATATTTCCCCGATGCTGAAATATGGGGTGTATCAGTTCAACAAATGCTCCCTCCTGGCAAAGATGTAATAATAGGTTCTGTTAAAGATCCTCAATTTGGACATATGATTATGTTCGGTCTTGGGGGTATCTATGTAGAAGTCCTAAAAGACGTTTCCTTTAGAATAGTTCCTGTTTCTGAGAGTGACGCAATGAATATGATTAGGGAAATTAAGTCCTTTAAACTGCTTTCGGGCGCAAGAGGTGAAAAGGGCGTTGATCAAAATGCGATTGTTGATGCTATACTAAGAGTATCAAATCTGGTTACCGATTTCCCGGAAATTGTAGAATTGGACATCAATCCATTGAGGGTGTTTGAAGAGGGAGCGGTAGCGATTGATATGAGATTAACCGTTGGAGGTGGGACAGAATGA
- a CDS encoding FAD-binding oxidoreductase encodes MVETEKIEKNLFDKNMPFNDETPYSVIYPENNKDVLEALLWANKEKIKVIPRGSMSSLSGGSKAVKDSLVIDFSKMNKIIEMDTHDLVLTVEPGTKLKDIYSEVEGSGFYFPIDSFSSYNGTAGGAAGENYQGMRFAKYSDTRLNTMQIEVVNPVHGIVTLGGKTVKNVSGYDAKIAWIGSEGTLGIFTKLMYKLLPLPEKRSIIILPFESVDEFFSFKREFDSLKVFASALDFMSNKIANYILKVDSKYSAFILIEGRELEVERLKQEILKFGKSSEAQIFEGKDFTFMYENRLSMGSRSLNDKLFADDVTLPIKSCPSFLKYLEGKNYDFLLHAQDGGMLVFRERIPLANDEIYKIVLDQKGSLIAERQLGIQPKRKLFLEKSGKVYVELMNSLKKSVDPNFILSPDRYVF; translated from the coding sequence TTGGTAGAGACTGAAAAGATAGAAAAAAATTTGTTTGATAAAAATATGCCTTTCAACGATGAAACGCCTTACTCTGTAATTTATCCTGAAAATAACAAGGATGTGCTTGAAGCTCTTCTTTGGGCAAATAAGGAGAAGATAAAAGTTATTCCGAGAGGTTCAATGAGTAGTTTGTCTGGTGGTAGTAAGGCTGTAAAGGACTCATTAGTTATTGATTTCTCCAAAATGAATAAAATTATTGAAATGGATACTCATGACTTAGTACTTACTGTGGAACCTGGAACCAAGCTAAAAGATATTTATTCTGAGGTTGAAGGATCTGGTTTTTATTTTCCAATTGATTCTTTTTCTTCTTATAATGGAACTGCTGGTGGGGCAGCAGGAGAAAATTATCAGGGCATGAGATTTGCAAAATATTCAGATACAAGGCTTAACACGATGCAAATTGAAGTTGTCAATCCTGTTCACGGTATCGTTACGCTTGGGGGGAAAACTGTTAAAAACGTTTCCGGATATGACGCAAAAATAGCTTGGATTGGTAGCGAGGGTACCTTAGGGATATTTACTAAGTTAATGTACAAACTTCTCCCGTTACCTGAGAAAAGATCAATAATAATTTTGCCTTTCGAATCAGTTGATGAATTTTTCAGTTTTAAAAGAGAATTTGATTCTTTGAAGGTATTTGCTAGTGCGCTTGATTTTATGAGCAACAAAATTGCGAATTATATTCTTAAAGTTGATTCAAAATACTCAGCGTTTATTTTAATAGAGGGAAGAGAATTGGAGGTAGAAAGACTAAAGCAAGAGATTTTAAAATTTGGCAAGTCAAGTGAGGCACAAATATTTGAAGGAAAAGATTTTACTTTTATGTATGAAAACAGACTAAGCATGGGAAGTAGGTCATTAAATGACAAACTTTTTGCTGATGACGTTACGCTTCCAATTAAATCTTGCCCAAGTTTTTTGAAATATTTGGAAGGAAAAAATTATGATTTTTTGCTTCACGCTCAGGATGGGGGAATGCTTGTTTTTAGGGAACGAATTCCATTAGCAAATGATGAAATCTATAAGATAGTTTTGGATCAAAAAGGCTCATTAATTGCAGAAAGACAGCTAGGAATACAACCAAAGAGAAAATTGTTTCTTGAAAAATCAGGCAAAGTTTATGTGGAACTAATGAACTCTTTGAAAAAGTCAGTAGATCCTAATTTTATTCTTTCTCCTGATAGGTACGTTTTCTAG
- a CDS encoding (Fe-S)-binding protein: MTTSNVNSLPLIEGYYEEQIIRCMKCGMCQSTCPVYYEDSLETGCARGKLALSEALLHGKLEPNHKIEMIFNKCLLCHACAQACPVGLSPDKVFAAARAEMVKRYDMPWIKSIIYRKLLGEGKLSSLTGVLSLANRLKLFSLARSLSIPKMLGKSVERLSFVDLPDIPSRSFMDRFPEILEPKSKVIGDVGYFVGCAQNSVFQDVAEASVNVLLSLGYRVIIPKDQGCCGFPHYGAGDFETLKQKIVQNSSAFKKYKLDAIIISCATGGSGLKDVYPEMTKEDNINTLGAKVYDISEFLAEKHLDDLKKMMPKNIKEKEKVTYHDACHLNRLQGVFNQPRELLNIMPSYEFVEMENSTKCCGEGGGFTVYYQDISTSVANRKRETIKNTGAKVVALGCPGCRAQISGALKQERLNIDTKHTVCLLWDEIKKGKGQ; the protein is encoded by the coding sequence TTGACTACATCTAATGTTAATTCTTTGCCTCTAATAGAAGGATATTATGAAGAACAAATAATTAGGTGTATGAAATGTGGAATGTGTCAGAGTACATGCCCTGTCTATTATGAAGATTCTCTTGAGACAGGTTGCGCAAGAGGCAAGCTTGCCCTCTCAGAAGCTTTGTTGCACGGCAAACTCGAACCCAATCATAAAATTGAAATGATTTTTAACAAGTGCTTGCTTTGTCACGCATGTGCTCAAGCCTGTCCAGTAGGACTTTCTCCCGATAAGGTCTTTGCTGCTGCACGTGCTGAGATGGTAAAGAGATATGATATGCCTTGGATTAAATCTATAATATACAGAAAGCTTTTGGGTGAAGGGAAGCTTTCTTCTTTAACTGGTGTTCTCTCTCTTGCAAATAGGTTAAAACTTTTTAGTCTTGCAAGGTCTTTGTCAATACCGAAAATGTTAGGGAAGAGCGTTGAAAGACTCTCTTTTGTGGATTTGCCAGACATTCCTTCGAGATCTTTTATGGACAGATTCCCTGAGATACTTGAGCCGAAGAGTAAAGTCATAGGAGATGTTGGATATTTTGTGGGTTGTGCCCAAAACAGTGTATTCCAGGATGTTGCTGAGGCTTCAGTAAACGTTCTTCTTTCTTTGGGTTATAGAGTAATAATCCCAAAAGATCAGGGATGTTGTGGTTTTCCTCACTATGGCGCAGGGGATTTTGAAACTCTGAAACAAAAGATAGTGCAAAATTCAAGTGCTTTTAAAAAATACAAATTAGATGCAATCATAATTTCTTGTGCTACAGGAGGGTCTGGTTTGAAAGATGTTTATCCTGAGATGACAAAAGAAGATAATATAAACACTCTTGGTGCAAAGGTCTATGATATATCTGAATTTTTGGCTGAGAAACATCTTGACGATTTGAAAAAGATGATGCCAAAGAATATAAAGGAAAAGGAAAAGGTAACTTATCACGATGCCTGCCATTTGAACAGACTTCAGGGAGTATTTAATCAACCTAGAGAACTTTTGAACATAATGCCTTCTTATGAATTTGTAGAAATGGAAAACTCCACAAAGTGTTGTGGTGAAGGAGGAGGATTTACAGTCTATTATCAAGATATTTCTACCAGCGTAGCCAACAGAAAGAGAGAAACTATAAAAAATACTGGGGCAAAGGTTGTGGCTCTTGGATGTCCTGGCTGTAGGGCACAAATTTCAGGTGCTCTTAAACAAGAAAGATTAAATATTGATACAAAACATACAGTTTGTCTTTTGTGGGACGAGATCAAAAAAGGCAAAGGGCAATGA
- a CDS encoding FAD-binding oxidoreductase, whose protein sequence is MLDKIKINELIDIVGSSNVLTDPSELMLYSYDATQLHRVPDLVVIVHSAEDIAKIIKFARKNNINVYPRGSGTNLSGGSIPADGGIVIELNRLNRIIDIDIENRIAIVEPGVIAATLDSEVAKKGLFYPPDPGSLAVATIGGCVSEGAGGLRALKYGTTKDYIIGLEVVLPNGDIITTGNFSSLRSSPGFDLTHLFVGSEGTLGIITKIAVKLIYPAKTKKTLLVLYDSVVKAGTAVAKIIENKIIPSTMEFLDKITINAVEDFKKIGLPRDIEALLLIEVDGEPEDVETSAKILEKVCMDVGARSISVAKNDTERMELMEARRAALPVLARLKPTTILEDATVPRSKVPQMLEKIHDVQDRYNLMIGSFGHAGDGNLHPTILVDRRNKEEMKKVDMAIKEIFNYCIELGGTLTGEHGIGIVKAPFMEKEFKKEGLSFFRDIKKALDPDNKLNPNKIVCTKEVHLDYI, encoded by the coding sequence TTGCTGGACAAAATTAAAATAAACGAACTAATAGATATTGTTGGAAGTTCAAACGTTTTGACAGATCCAAGTGAACTTATGCTTTACTCATATGATGCTACTCAATTGCATAGAGTTCCTGATCTGGTTGTAATTGTACATAGTGCTGAAGATATTGCAAAGATAATAAAATTTGCTAGAAAGAACAATATAAACGTTTATCCAAGAGGTTCAGGGACAAATCTTAGCGGTGGTTCAATTCCAGCTGATGGCGGTATAGTTATAGAATTAAACAGATTGAACAGAATTATAGATATAGATATTGAAAATAGAATAGCTATAGTTGAGCCGGGCGTGATAGCTGCTACTCTTGACTCTGAAGTCGCAAAAAAAGGACTCTTTTATCCTCCTGATCCTGGAAGTCTTGCAGTTGCTACTATTGGAGGATGTGTTTCTGAAGGTGCAGGAGGTCTTAGGGCACTAAAATATGGTACTACAAAGGATTATATTATAGGTTTGGAGGTAGTTCTTCCTAATGGAGATATTATAACAACAGGAAATTTTTCCTCGTTAAGAAGCTCTCCTGGATTTGACTTAACTCATTTATTCGTTGGTTCGGAGGGGACGCTTGGGATAATAACTAAGATTGCTGTAAAGCTTATTTATCCTGCAAAAACAAAAAAAACTCTCTTGGTATTATACGACAGCGTAGTTAAAGCTGGAACTGCAGTAGCAAAGATTATAGAAAATAAGATTATTCCATCTACAATGGAATTTTTAGACAAGATAACTATTAATGCAGTAGAAGACTTTAAAAAAATTGGCCTTCCGAGAGATATTGAGGCACTTTTACTTATAGAGGTTGATGGAGAACCAGAAGATGTAGAAACCTCAGCAAAAATTCTAGAAAAAGTATGTATGGACGTAGGCGCAAGGTCGATTTCTGTTGCTAAAAATGATACTGAAAGAATGGAACTTATGGAAGCAAGAAGGGCTGCCTTGCCAGTCCTTGCGAGGCTTAAGCCTACTACTATATTAGAGGATGCTACTGTTCCAAGAAGTAAGGTTCCTCAGATGCTTGAAAAAATTCACGATGTTCAGGACAGGTATAATTTGATGATAGGAAGTTTTGGCCATGCTGGGGATGGAAATCTTCACCCGACAATTCTGGTTGATAGAAGAAATAAAGAAGAGATGAAAAAAGTTGATATGGCTATTAAAGAAATATTTAATTATTGTATAGAACTAGGAGGGACCTTGACAGGTGAACATGGAATAGGCATAGTGAAAGCGCCTTTTATGGAAAAGGAATTTAAAAAAGAGGGGCTTAGCTTTTTTAGAGATATAAAGAAAGCGCTTGATCCGGATAACAAATTAAACCCAAACAAGATTGTATGTACTAAGGAGGTTCACCTTGACTACATCTAA